A window from Pseudobutyrivibrio ruminis HUN009 encodes these proteins:
- a CDS encoding ABC-F family ATP-binding cassette domain-containing protein: MIQANNVTLRFGKKALFEEVNIKFTEGNCYGIIGANGAGKSTFLRILSGQLEPTSGEITMSPGNRLSFLEQDHFKYDEFTALDTVIMGNQRLYDIMKEKDAIYMKEDFSDEDGIRAAELESEFAEMDGWNAEADAATLLNGLGVDTEFHYTQMSELPGALKVKILLARALFGSPDVLLLDEPTNHLDLDAIAWLEEFLINFENTVIVVSHDRYFLNKVCTHTADIDYGKIQLYAGNYDFWYQSSQLIIQQRKEANKKKEEQIKELQEFIQRFSANASKSKQATSRKRALEKIQLDDIRPSSRKYPYIDFRPAREIGNEVLSVENLTKTIDGELILDHLTFNVGREDKIALVGSNEKAKTVLFQILAGEMEPDEGSYKWGVTTSQSYFPKDNTEIFNTDLLIVDWLTQFSEIKDATYVRGFLGRMLFAGDDGAKKMKVLSGGEKVRVLLSRMMIENSNVLMLDEPTDHLDMESITALNTGLQKFSGVIIFSSRDHEIVQTTANRIIEILPNGSMIDKMTTYDEYLESDEMARKRTVLELSSDELDD; encoded by the coding sequence ATGATACAAGCTAATAACGTTACTCTTCGTTTCGGCAAGAAAGCCCTTTTCGAAGAGGTTAATATCAAATTTACAGAGGGTAACTGCTACGGTATCATCGGTGCTAACGGTGCTGGTAAGTCTACTTTCCTTAGAATTTTATCTGGTCAGTTAGAGCCTACTAGCGGCGAAATCACAATGAGCCCTGGTAACAGACTTTCATTCTTAGAGCAGGATCACTTCAAGTATGATGAGTTCACAGCTCTTGATACAGTAATTATGGGTAATCAGCGTCTTTATGACATTATGAAAGAAAAGGACGCTATCTATATGAAGGAAGACTTTTCTGATGAGGACGGTATCCGCGCAGCTGAGCTTGAGTCTGAGTTTGCTGAGATGGATGGTTGGAATGCAGAAGCAGATGCTGCTACTCTTCTTAACGGCCTTGGTGTTGATACAGAGTTCCACTACACACAGATGTCAGAGCTTCCTGGTGCATTAAAGGTCAAGATTCTTCTTGCAAGAGCACTTTTCGGTTCACCTGATGTACTTCTTCTCGATGAGCCTACTAACCACCTTGATTTGGATGCTATCGCATGGCTTGAGGAGTTCCTTATCAACTTCGAAAACACAGTCATCGTTGTATCCCATGACCGTTACTTCTTAAATAAGGTATGTACACATACTGCAGATATCGACTACGGCAAGATTCAGCTTTACGCTGGTAACTATGATTTCTGGTATCAGTCTTCACAGCTTATTATTCAGCAGCGTAAGGAAGCTAATAAGAAAAAGGAAGAGCAGATTAAAGAATTACAGGAATTCATCCAAAGATTCTCTGCTAACGCTTCTAAATCTAAGCAGGCTACATCACGTAAGCGTGCATTAGAGAAGATTCAGCTTGATGACATCCGTCCATCTAGCCGTAAGTATCCTTACATCGATTTCAGACCAGCTCGTGAAATCGGAAACGAGGTTCTTTCAGTAGAAAACCTTACAAAGACAATCGATGGCGAGCTTATCCTTGACCACCTTACATTCAACGTTGGTCGTGAGGACAAAATTGCTCTTGTTGGTTCAAATGAAAAGGCTAAGACAGTTCTCTTCCAGATTCTTGCTGGTGAGATGGAGCCAGACGAAGGAAGCTACAAGTGGGGTGTTACAACATCTCAGTCATACTTCCCTAAGGACAACACAGAGATTTTCAACACAGACCTTCTCATTGTAGATTGGCTTACACAGTTCTCTGAAATCAAGGATGCTACTTATGTTCGTGGATTCCTTGGTCGTATGCTTTTCGCAGGCGATGACGGAGCTAAGAAAATGAAGGTATTATCCGGTGGTGAAAAGGTACGTGTACTTCTTTCACGTATGATGATTGAAAACTCAAACGTACTCATGCTCGATGAGCCTACTGACCACCTTGATATGGAATCAATCACAGCACTTAACACTGGTCTCCAGAAGTTCTCAGGAGTTATCATCTTCTCTTCTCGTGACCACGAAATCGTACAGACAACAGCAAACCGTATCATCGAAATTCTTCCTAATGGAAGCATGATTGACAAGATGACTACATACGACGAATACCTTGAGTCAGACGAAATGGCTCGTAAGCGTACAGTACTTGAGTTATCTTCTGATGAACTTGATGATTAA
- a CDS encoding ABC transporter ATP-binding protein: protein MLKSVDVTKKFVGKTAVDGITMSLEPGHIYAMLGPNGSGKTTWMKMAAGLIKPTSGEVLYKDSPIGIESRKEIAYMSTEPYFYDWMTVGDVGKYYKDFFADFSMDNYTDMVISMDLDMKQKVKSLSSGMMAKLKVAVTMARDAKIYMLDEPLNGIDLLARDEVMNMILDAASEDKILLISSHLVEELESVVDKAIFIKQAQLVGVFDVEGLRMTEGVSLADKYRQVFSNLVLEGIA, encoded by the coding sequence ATGTTAAAAAGTGTTGATGTTACTAAAAAATTTGTTGGCAAAACCGCGGTAGATGGCATAACAATGAGCCTCGAACCAGGACACATTTATGCAATGCTAGGTCCTAATGGAAGCGGTAAGACTACTTGGATGAAGATGGCAGCAGGCCTTATAAAACCTACATCTGGCGAGGTACTTTACAAAGACTCTCCAATCGGTATTGAAAGTCGTAAGGAAATCGCCTATATGTCTACTGAGCCATATTTCTATGATTGGATGACAGTTGGGGATGTTGGAAAATATTATAAGGATTTCTTTGCAGATTTCTCTATGGATAACTACACAGATATGGTTATTAGCATGGATTTGGATATGAAGCAAAAGGTGAAATCACTTTCATCAGGTATGATGGCTAAGCTAAAGGTTGCAGTTACTATGGCTAGAGATGCAAAAATCTACATGCTAGATGAGCCATTAAACGGAATTGATTTGCTTGCAAGAGATGAGGTTATGAACATGATTCTTGATGCAGCATCAGAGGATAAGATTCTTCTTATTTCAAGTCACCTGGTAGAAGAGCTTGAGTCTGTTGTTGATAAAGCTATTTTCATTAAGCAAGCACAGCTTGTAGGTGTATTTGATGTAGAAGGTTTACGTATGACAGAAGGTGTATCGTTGGCTGATAAATACCGCCAGGTATTTTCTAATTTAGTTTTGGAGGGAATAGCATAA
- a CDS encoding ABC transporter permease yields MLFTENILVALAGLKANIMRSLLTMLGIIIGIASVIAIMTVGNSITLIVNSTMQDLGANNLEMGVMQKSTDQTNEDGTSYGDGYVREMTDSDLITDEMIQAYKDEFPDDVQYILKMENVGDKGKVVDGNKNANVQIVGYNKDTFEFKDYKMVAGRQFLNQDFENAKKVCLVTDKFVERMYDGDSKAALGQEVEVNVSGTYYNYYIVGVYEYVEDKFSFGVSDNPTTELVIPYETARTANHNQNKGDYYFTIVTSVNTNNDDFAIKTRDFFNVNYYSRNDTYEVMVVSMTSMMDSMNSMIGMIQLALSVIAGISLVVGGIGVMNIMLVSITERTKEIGTRKALGATNSSIRMQFITESVVICVIGGIIGIILGVVLGTVAVKLMGYEAAVSAQSIIVAVAFSMAIGIFFGYYPANKAAKLNPIDALRYE; encoded by the coding sequence ATGTTATTTACAGAAAACATACTGGTTGCCTTAGCAGGACTTAAGGCTAACATAATGCGCTCCCTTCTGACTATGCTTGGTATCATCATTGGTATTGCATCCGTTATTGCAATTATGACAGTTGGTAATTCTATCACATTGATTGTAAACAGCACTATGCAGGATCTTGGCGCAAACAACCTTGAAATGGGTGTTATGCAAAAATCCACAGACCAAACTAATGAAGATGGAACAAGTTACGGTGATGGATATGTCAGAGAAATGACTGACAGCGATTTGATTACTGATGAGATGATTCAGGCGTATAAGGACGAATTCCCTGATGACGTTCAGTATATCCTGAAAATGGAAAATGTTGGTGACAAGGGTAAGGTTGTTGATGGCAATAAAAATGCCAATGTCCAAATTGTTGGATATAACAAAGATACCTTTGAATTTAAGGATTACAAAATGGTTGCAGGACGTCAGTTCCTCAACCAGGACTTTGAAAATGCAAAGAAGGTTTGTCTTGTAACAGACAAATTTGTTGAGCGAATGTATGATGGCGATAGCAAAGCAGCTCTTGGTCAAGAAGTAGAAGTCAATGTTTCGGGAACATATTATAACTATTACATTGTTGGTGTATACGAATATGTAGAGGATAAGTTTTCTTTTGGCGTATCGGACAATCCAACAACAGAGCTTGTAATTCCTTACGAGACAGCTAGAACAGCTAATCATAATCAAAATAAGGGCGATTACTACTTCACAATCGTTACTTCAGTAAATACAAACAACGATGATTTTGCTATAAAAACACGTGATTTCTTTAATGTAAATTACTATTCTAGAAATGACACTTATGAAGTAATGGTTGTAAGTATGACATCTATGATGGATTCAATGAATTCCATGATAGGTATGATTCAGCTGGCACTTTCGGTAATCGCCGGCATATCACTTGTAGTTGGTGGTATCGGTGTTATGAATATCATGCTGGTATCAATCACAGAGCGAACCAAGGAAATCGGTACACGAAAAGCCCTTGGTGCTACAAACAGTTCTATCCGAATGCAGTTTATAACTGAGTCAGTTGTTATCTGCGTAATCGGTGGAATCATCGGAATTATACTTGGTGTAGTTCTTGGTACAGTTGCTGTTAAGCTGATGGGATATGAGGCAGCAGTATCTGCACAGAGTATCATAGTAGCCGTGGCCTTCTCAATGGCTATCGGTATCTTCTTCGGATACTATCCAGCCAACAAGGCGGCGAAGTTAAATCCAATCGATGCGCTCAGATACGAGTAG
- a CDS encoding OB-fold protein: MEEKKICKYCKTEIPKGAKICPNCRKKQKGPLGIIIAVVIVLIIIGGVAGGGSDSKTDTDTSTNTASVETEKTESKETAVEETIEYTACTKQELSDALQANAMKAADTYKGQYLEISGYLDVIDSNGKYISINAGEDDWSFVNVQCYIKNDDQKAIIMDLNKGDSIVIKGKCTDVGEVIGYSIDIDEVVVE, translated from the coding sequence ATGGAAGAGAAAAAGATTTGCAAGTATTGTAAAACGGAGATACCTAAGGGTGCAAAGATATGTCCTAATTGCAGAAAGAAACAAAAAGGACCATTAGGAATTATTATTGCTGTAGTTATTGTATTGATTATTATAGGTGGAGTAGCAGGCGGCGGAAGCGATTCGAAAACTGATACAGATACATCTACAAATACAGCATCGGTTGAAACAGAGAAAACAGAAAGCAAAGAAACAGCTGTTGAGGAAACAATTGAGTATACTGCCTGCACCAAACAGGAATTGTCTGATGCGCTACAGGCTAATGCTATGAAAGCTGCAGATACATATAAGGGACAATATTTGGAAATATCTGGTTATCTTGATGTGATTGATAGTAATGGAAAATATATTTCTATTAATGCAGGAGAAGATGATTGGTCTTTTGTTAATGTTCAATGTTATATCAAGAATGATGATCAAAAAGCAATTATTATGGATTTGAACAAAGGAGATTCAATTGTAATTAAAGGAAAATGTACTGATGTCGGAGAGGTCATAGGATACTCAATAGATATTGATGAAGTAGTTGTAGAATAA
- a CDS encoding ABC transporter permease has translation MGNLIKYEFRKSWSMKGIILVITAIFEVMFLIGVFMQKEGFLAIGVTLLSMIAVCSVFIIGIFGIYTLSRDLNTKRSYMLFMTPNNSFKILGAKLIENASSIIVVSVCFVALAIADVSILAATYGEFKELFEFINAFLGESYYVDSYRFAMISAASVVNWISTVCLGFFAVIICATLLNGKKYNGFLSFCIFIAISIGLSKLLGVFIDEGLDFNTTRVIIQIVYYAVVSVILYVASAWLMDNKLSV, from the coding sequence ATGGGAAACTTAATTAAATACGAATTCAGAAAATCATGGTCAATGAAGGGAATAATCCTTGTTATAACAGCTATATTTGAGGTGATGTTTTTAATTGGTGTTTTCATGCAGAAGGAAGGCTTTTTAGCAATAGGTGTAACACTTCTTTCTATGATAGCTGTGTGTTCTGTGTTTATTATTGGTATATTTGGTATTTACACACTTAGTCGTGATTTGAATACAAAGCGAAGCTACATGCTTTTTATGACTCCAAACAATAGCTTCAAGATTTTAGGCGCAAAGCTTATTGAAAATGCAAGCTCAATCATAGTAGTAAGCGTATGTTTTGTAGCGCTTGCAATTGCTGATGTTTCTATTTTGGCTGCTACTTATGGAGAGTTTAAAGAGTTATTTGAGTTTATAAATGCCTTTTTAGGCGAAAGCTATTACGTTGATTCATACAGATTTGCAATGATTAGTGCTGCATCAGTTGTAAATTGGATTTCCACAGTATGCTTAGGTTTCTTCGCTGTAATCATCTGCGCGACACTATTAAACGGCAAGAAATACAATGGATTTCTTAGCTTCTGCATCTTTATTGCAATATCAATCGGCCTCAGCAAATTACTTGGAGTATTTATTGATGAGGGATTGGATTTTAATACAACACGTGTAATCATCCAGATTGTTTATTATGCAGTTGTTTCAGTAATTCTTTATGTTGCATCAGCATGGTTAATGGATAATAAGCTTTCAGTGTAA
- a CDS encoding efflux RND transporter periplasmic adaptor subunit — translation MGVIKKIGGFCKKHLKLIIVLVIIVGVILFIRHKAQVAAQAMIDAQNEPVTSTVEKMDLKKSVGVTGTLTANETLTVTSTLGGTGVTGVKVSTVNYEVGDYVEKGQTVVEFDGDDYERKLTELNLQNDITNTEASMSIEDMQKSIEDTQKKIDEKQKWLDDNKAIYENLKDAFDQYEKYKDSDPSVVERWNRESAAAAGRSEPVSVQGYEAVEDEVDALKEQIRTTQNKIELAQMQQNYAQNYTQVDAKNDLYESMDKTKVAAPISGYILTMNVEEGNNYTQGNTVFTIADTSGFIVEATVNEYDVANIQKDLPATVKFEATGDEEFTGTVSFVSIASEATTSASAASSAYGAATASSTAGSAASYKLKIKMDGTDDRFRVGMTAKASIVLDSVSDVLAVPYDCVQQKDDGSFFVTSIADDGTKKDIPVNKGLESDYYVEISGDGIKEGMTVEAIVSDAPSTDIMDYMTIE, via the coding sequence TTGGGCGTTATAAAGAAAATAGGTGGCTTCTGTAAAAAGCATTTGAAGCTAATCATTGTTCTGGTTATCATTGTTGGCGTTATATTGTTTATAAGACACAAAGCACAAGTTGCGGCCCAGGCTATGATTGATGCTCAAAACGAGCCAGTCACATCTACTGTGGAAAAGATGGATTTGAAAAAGTCTGTTGGTGTTACTGGAACACTTACAGCAAATGAGACACTTACTGTTACATCAACACTTGGTGGCACAGGGGTTACAGGCGTAAAGGTTTCTACTGTAAATTATGAAGTAGGTGATTACGTTGAAAAGGGCCAGACAGTAGTTGAGTTTGACGGTGATGATTATGAGCGTAAGCTTACAGAGCTCAATCTTCAGAACGATATTACAAACACTGAAGCTAGCATGAGCATCGAGGATATGCAAAAATCCATCGAAGACACTCAGAAGAAGATTGACGAAAAGCAGAAGTGGCTTGATGATAACAAGGCAATCTATGAAAACCTTAAGGATGCCTTTGATCAGTACGAGAAATATAAGGATTCTGACCCATCTGTAGTAGAGCGTTGGAACAGAGAATCAGCAGCGGCAGCCGGCAGAAGCGAGCCAGTTTCAGTTCAGGGATATGAGGCAGTTGAGGATGAAGTTGATGCTCTTAAGGAGCAAATCCGCACAACTCAGAACAAGATTGAACTTGCTCAGATGCAGCAGAACTATGCTCAGAATTACACACAGGTAGATGCTAAAAATGATCTTTACGAGAGCATGGACAAGACAAAAGTTGCGGCACCTATTTCAGGCTATATCCTTACAATGAACGTTGAAGAGGGGAATAACTATACACAGGGTAATACCGTATTTACGATAGCTGATACAAGCGGATTCATTGTAGAGGCAACAGTTAATGAATATGATGTAGCAAATATCCAGAAGGATTTACCAGCTACAGTTAAGTTTGAAGCCACAGGAGATGAGGAATTCACTGGTACAGTTTCATTTGTATCGATTGCATCTGAGGCAACAACAAGTGCATCAGCTGCTTCATCAGCATATGGCGCAGCTACAGCATCGTCAACTGCAGGAAGCGCTGCATCATACAAATTAAAGATTAAGATGGATGGAACAGACGATAGATTCCGTGTTGGTATGACAGCAAAAGCAAGCATCGTTCTTGATTCTGTTTCAGATGTACTTGCAGTACCTTATGACTGCGTTCAGCAGAAGGATGACGGAAGCTTCTTTGTAACATCTATCGCCGATGATGGAACAAAGAAGGATATCCCAGTTAACAAGGGACTTGAAAGCGATTATTATGTAGAGATTTCTGGTGACGGAATCAAAGAAGGCATGACTGTAGAGGCAATCGTTAGCGATGCACCTAGTACAGATATTATGGACTATATGACTATTGAATAG
- a CDS encoding ABC transporter ATP-binding protein gives MAAGDLMLDLRDIHKSFFIGTPNEFEVLHGINLTVNQGEFVSIVGQSGSGKSTLMNIIGALDRPTLGEYTLDGVDIEKAKDHELSALRNKKIGFVFQTYNLIARTNALKNVELPMMYAGMGRGERTDRAKMLLEEVGMTDRMHHNPDELSGGQKQRVAIARAMANDPAIILADEPTGALDSATGRMIMDIFHKLHEEQGKTILLITHSPELSQETDRIITIKDGTILGESKGNWKGLSSDERAGVKKEVE, from the coding sequence ATGGCAGCAGGAGATTTAATGCTAGACCTTCGTGATATTCATAAGAGCTTTTTCATCGGCACACCAAATGAATTTGAGGTCCTTCATGGAATCAATCTTACTGTTAATCAGGGAGAGTTTGTTTCCATTGTAGGACAGTCAGGTTCTGGTAAATCCACGCTGATGAACATCATCGGTGCCTTAGATAGACCAACTCTTGGTGAGTACACCCTTGATGGGGTTGATATTGAAAAAGCAAAAGATCATGAATTGTCTGCACTTAGAAACAAAAAGATAGGTTTCGTATTTCAGACCTACAATCTTATTGCGAGAACCAACGCACTTAAAAACGTTGAACTTCCAATGATGTACGCAGGAATGGGACGTGGTGAGCGTACAGACAGAGCAAAGATGCTACTTGAAGAAGTTGGCATGACAGACAGAATGCATCACAACCCAGACGAGCTTTCTGGTGGACAGAAACAGCGTGTAGCCATTGCACGAGCTATGGCCAACGACCCAGCAATCATCCTAGCAGATGAGCCTACTGGTGCGCTGGATTCAGCTACTGGACGAATGATAATGGATATATTCCACAAGCTCCATGAGGAGCAGGGAAAGACAATTCTTCTTATTACCCACTCGCCTGAGCTTTCTCAGGAGACAGACAGAATTATCACTATAAAGGATGGCACAATCCTTGGTGAGTCAAAGGGCAATTGGAAGGGGCTTTCTTCTGATGAACGCGCTGGCGTAAAGAAGGAGGTGGAGTAA
- a CDS encoding GntR family transcriptional regulator, whose product MQFDSKMPIYLQVINSIKMDIVNERIKCGEKLPSSRELAVKYTINPNTAARVYQELEREGVCYTKRGMGTFVTDDVNIIKACRQEMAKDALNLFLKSIMELGITNEEAIEMIRSRKDEM is encoded by the coding sequence ATGCAGTTTGATTCAAAGATGCCCATTTACTTACAAGTAATTAACTCTATCAAAATGGATATTGTTAACGAACGTATTAAATGCGGAGAAAAGCTTCCATCAAGCCGAGAGCTAGCTGTTAAATATACAATCAATCCAAACACGGCCGCTAGGGTTTATCAGGAGCTGGAAAGGGAGGGTGTATGTTACACCAAAAGAGGCATGGGCACGTTTGTGACAGATGATGTGAATATCATCAAAGCATGTCGACAGGAAATGGCGAAGGATGCTTTAAATCTATTTTTGAAAAGCATCATGGAGCTTGGAATTACTAATGAAGAAGCAATAGAAATGATTAGAAGTAGAAAGGACGAAATGTGA
- a CDS encoding P1 family peptidase, translating to MKEIDIFQIGNFKIGQAENQDAGTGVTVVVAPEGAPCGLDIRGGGPASRESGLMDPLAAAEVIHSVVLGGGSAFGLDAAGGVMKCLAEKGIGFPVGDVVVPLVCQSDIFDLGYKASNVYPDKEMGYAACTKAFEGEHGNFKDGCFGAGCGATVGKMLGPDRCTKSGIGSYAVELGELKVGAIVCTNAVGDVYDYVDGKRIAGVLAEDGKSLNDVSCEELMYAMAMAGKPSDSADKAPAGAPTNTTIGIVFTNAKLNKTQLCKVAGMTHDGYARCIRPIHTSMDGDSIYAMSLGNVEASLDVVGTLANHVMCEAIKRSVK from the coding sequence ATGAAAGAAATTGATATTTTCCAGATTGGGAATTTTAAGATAGGACAGGCTGAAAACCAGGATGCCGGTACAGGAGTTACTGTTGTCGTTGCACCAGAGGGAGCACCATGCGGACTTGATATTCGCGGCGGTGGCCCAGCCAGCCGTGAGTCTGGATTGATGGACCCGCTTGCCGCTGCAGAGGTTATTCACTCTGTTGTTTTAGGCGGGGGCTCCGCATTTGGCTTGGATGCAGCCGGTGGCGTTATGAAATGTTTAGCTGAAAAAGGAATTGGCTTCCCTGTGGGGGATGTTGTTGTACCACTTGTTTGCCAGTCAGATATCTTTGATTTAGGCTACAAAGCTTCTAACGTATATCCGGATAAAGAAATGGGATATGCAGCTTGTACTAAAGCTTTTGAAGGAGAACATGGCAACTTTAAAGATGGTTGCTTTGGCGCAGGCTGTGGTGCAACAGTTGGAAAAATGCTTGGCCCAGACCGATGCACCAAATCAGGTATTGGCAGCTACGCTGTAGAACTTGGTGAGCTAAAAGTAGGAGCAATTGTTTGCACTAATGCTGTTGGAGATGTTTACGATTACGTTGACGGTAAAAGAATCGCTGGAGTTTTAGCTGAAGACGGTAAATCACTTAATGATGTTTCCTGCGAAGAATTAATGTACGCCATGGCTATGGCCGGAAAGCCTTCTGATTCTGCCGATAAGGCCCCTGCCGGCGCGCCAACTAATACTACTATCGGTATCGTATTTACGAATGCAAAGCTCAACAAAACACAGCTCTGCAAAGTAGCCGGCATGACCCACGATGGCTATGCTCGTTGCATCCGCCCTATCCACACATCAATGGACGGCGACAGCATCTACGCCATGTCTTTAGGAAATGTAGAAGCTTCGCTTGATGTTGTAGGAACCCTTGCAAACCATGTAATGTGTGAAGCTATAAAAAGAAGTGTAAAATAA